The segment CGAGATGGAATAGATTGAGCAGTTCCTCGACGCGCCGATTAGTGCGAGCCTGGTCCCAGCCGAGCAGTTGCGGCACGGTGGCGATGTTCTGCGCCACAGTGCGATGCGGAAACAGGCCATGGCCCTGAATGGCATAGCCAATGCGACGGCGCAGCTCGGTCGCCGGCACGCTCATGACATCCTTGCCGCCGACCGAAATCTGCCCCGCCGAGATCGGCACCAGCCGGTTGATCATGCGCACCAGCGTCGACTTGCCGGACCCCGAGGTGCCGACGACGACGGTGATCGTGCCCTTTTCCATGCTCATGCTGACATTATCGACCACGGTGGCATTGCCGTAGCGCTTGGTCACGCCCTTCAGCTCGATCATGGTGGTCATGCGTGTTGTCCCCGGATGCTGTCGATGACCGCATCGAGGATGACGGCCGATGAGAATGCGAGAAAGACCGTCGGTACGGCGCCGAGCAGCACGAGGTCATTGGCCGTCTGGCCGATGCCTTGGAAAATGAAGAGACCGAAACCGCCGCCGCCGATCAGCGCCGCGACCGTGACGAGGCCAATCGCCTGCACCAGTACGATGCGGATGCCGGTCAGGATGACAGGGAAGGCGAGTGGCAGGTCGATGCCAGTCAGGATCTGCCGCCGCGTCAGGCCCATGCCGGCGGCGGCATCGCGCACGGAAGGGTCGACACCGGCAAGCCCGACGACGGTGTTGGCGACAATCGGCAGCAGCGAATAGATCACCAGCGCCACCAGCGCCGGCGCAGTGCCGATGCCTTGAACGCCGATCGCGGCGGCGAACGGGACATGGGTGGCGATATAGCCGAGCGGCAGCATCAGAATGCCGAACAGAGCCAGGCTCGGAATGGTCTGCACCAGGCTCAGGCTGCGCAGTACGACCGCACGAAGCCTCGGCTGCCAATAGCAAAGGATGCCGAGCGGCAGTGCTAGCAGGATAGCGATGGCGACCGAACCGAGCGATAGGAATATATGGCTAAACGTCTCGGTCCAGAACTTGTCGGCGTTGTTGGCGTATTCCTTCATGATCGACAGATTGTCGAGCAGGCCGGACCTGAGAATGATGCCGAGGATCGCGGCATAGAGCGCCAGCGAGGCAACGCGAAGCCATGGCGTGAGTTGCAGCTTCACCAGCGCATCGGAGATCACTAGGCCGATGACGGCGAGTAGCACCCAGAAGGAGCCGCCCGGCGTAATGCGGGCGACCGTACTGCCGGCAGGCGTGGCTGCGGTGGAGACGAAGCCGAGCGTGACGATCAGAAGAGCGATGGCGAGCGTGGCGATCCCGAGGCGGGCGAGTGGGTTGCGCAGGAAAAGAGCGGCGAGGGCGGTGGCGATAAGGAGGGTAAGAAGGGCCAGCGCGACGGGCTGGGCGAGGAGCTGCGCCAGCAATTGCGGCTTGCCGGCGGCAATACGATTTGCCTTGACGATGATGAACGGCATCGTCACCGCAGCGAGGCAGCCACCGGCCACCAGCACCACTCCGAGACGGTCCACCCTTCGGACCGCAAGCCCATCTTCCATCAAGCAAGCTCCATCAGCGAGTAATCCCAAAACCGGAAAAGCGGTCTTGGATAGGATCATGCCTCATCAAAAATCATGCGGCCCCACTGTATCAAAGCGGAGCCGCGGGGGTGATAGGTAAAGTCTTACTTCAGGAAGCCGTTTTCCTTGAGGTAGGATTCGGCAACCGACTTGGCCGGTTCGCCGTCCACCTGGATGCGGCCGTTCAGCTTGCGGAGCACGTCGGCGGTCAGGCCCTTGAAGATCGGGGCCAGAACCGTTTCGATCTTCGGATTGGCCTTCAGTACGGCTTCGCGGATGATCGGCGTCGGCGCATAGACCGGCTGCACATTCTTGTCGTCTTCCAGAACCGTCAGTTCGGCCGCTTCGATGGCGCCGTCGGTGCCATAGACCATGGCGGTGTTGACGCCGTTGGTCTGGTCGGCGGCAGCCTTGATGGTCGCTGCGGTGTCGCCGCCGGACAAGACGACTTCCTGATCGGGCTTGATCTGGAAGCCATAGGTCGTCTGGAAGGCCGGCAGTGCCGCCGGTGAGTTCACGAACTCGGAAGAAGCCGCAAGCTTGACCGGGCCGCCGCCGGCGACCCATTTGCCGAAATCGGACATGGTCTTGAGCTTGGCCGGACCGGCGACGTCGTTGCGAACGGCAATCGCCCAGGTGTTGTTTGCCGGCGACGGCGTCAGCCAGACGATCTTGTTGGCGTCATAATCGAGCTTCTTCGCCAGATCATACCCTTGCTGCAGGTTCTTCCAGGCCGGATCGTCGGATTTGTTGAAGAAGAAGCCGGCATTGCCGGTGTATTCGGGGTAGATGTCGATTTCGCCGGCCGTGATCGCCTTACGCACAACGGGCGTCGTGCCGAGCGCGATACGGTCCTTGGCCTTGATGCCGTTGGCATTGAGCGCGGCAAAGATGATATTGCCGAGCAACGTTCCTTCCGTGTCGATCTTCGAGGAGACCACGACGTCGGCAGCGCTGGCGCCACTGGCGACAAAAGCCGTCAGCGCGGCGGCAAGTGCGAACTTCTTGAACATGATGTTTCCCTTCCCGTTGAACCGTTTGTCTGGCGTATCCGTTCGGTTCAAATCCGGTCCCCGGATATGCCACATGTGATTGCGGGCCGAAGAAACCCGCATGCGAAGTCCTGTCTGCGTCTGGGAGATAGTGCTCGCCATCGAAAAATCGATGACACGCCAGTCCGCCACCTGCAGTCGCAGCGCGATTATGACGAGGGTACCCGGCATAAGCGCGAAAATGGATTTCTTTTTTCGGGGGTAAGTGCGTTTGTTTTTGTTCCCCTCACCCGTTTCGCTGCCGTTCCGATCTCCTGAAGGCAGAGTCAGTTAGGTAACGATCGAACGATAGTCTTGGCTTTTTTCGTTTGGGATATCTTTTTTCGAGAACACATCATATCGTGCTCGCATATTGGTTCGGCTGCTTGCGGGGAGGCATGCGGCAGGCTCGGAAAGGATGGCCGGCTTGTATCTCGGGGCACTATTCATCGCCGATACGGTGTTCTCGGTCGGTTCCGTCAGGGAAACGGCCCGCAGGCTGTCCTTTTCCGCCTCGACTGTATCGAGCGCGCTGCGGCGGTTGGAGACGGAGCTGGCGATGAAGCTCGTCGAGCGAGCGTCGGGCGAGCTTGCCACCCTGCTCGCCAGCTCGAAGGTGCAGAAGGGCCTGCAGCCGATCCTGTCCGCCATGCGGCAGCTCTCGGCGCTGACGAAGGAGCCTCCTGCAACGCAAGACTATCCCCAATGGGCAGCCCGCCTGCCGTTGAAGATCGCCACCATCGAACGTTTCCTGGAAGTTGCCGATCAGGGCAGCATCAATCGCGCCGCCCGCCGTCTGCGTCTCGGTCAGCCGCAGCTTTCGCTGCAGATCGCCAATCTGGAAGAATTGTTCGGCTGCCGCCTGTTCGAACGGCAGGCGCAGGGTTCAGTGCTGACCGACGCCGGCCGCGAGGTCTATACCATTTTCGCCGGTATCGCCGAGGCGTGGGATGAAATGAAGGCGACGGCGGACGAGCGATTTCAGCGGGCGGCGCGTGCCGTGCGCATCGGGTCGATCATCCCGACCGGCTCGGAAAGCTGGGTGGCCCGCTCGCTTGCGAGCCTCGTGGCGCGCTGGAACATCAGCGGCAACCGCAACACACTGTCCCTGATGCTGATGACCGCCGACGATCTGCGCGAGGCGCTGAGGTCCGGCCGCATCGACGTCGCCATCGTCGATTCCGTCTTCGGCCTCGATGCGTTCGAGCATATGGAGCTGGTGGCGACCGACATGGTGGCGATCGCGCCGCCCGACAGCACGGAGCAGACCTTGACGGCCCTGGTCGAAAACCATCCGATCTGCGTGCCGAGCCCGCGCACCGGCATCGGCAATGCGGCCACGGCTTTCGGCTACGACAGCGGCGACCGCCGTCGGTTTCGCGGTCGCGACATCACCTCGGCCGACTCGCTGCCCGTCATCGTCGACCTCGTCGCCAATCATGGCTATGTTTCGTTTCTCGGCCGCGTCAGCGCCGCACCGATCGCGGACAAGGTCCGGATCGTCGATCCGGATCAGATTTTGCCGCTTTCCTATCACCTCGCTCATAATGGCCGCCGCGCTTCGGTCGACGCTTGTCGGCTGATCCGCGAGGCGGTG is part of the Rhizobium sp. CB3090 genome and harbors:
- a CDS encoding ABC transporter permease — protein: MEDGLAVRRVDRLGVVLVAGGCLAAVTMPFIIVKANRIAAGKPQLLAQLLAQPVALALLTLLIATALAALFLRNPLARLGIATLAIALLIVTLGFVSTAATPAGSTVARITPGGSFWVLLAVIGLVISDALVKLQLTPWLRVASLALYAAILGIILRSGLLDNLSIMKEYANNADKFWTETFSHIFLSLGSVAIAILLALPLGILCYWQPRLRAVVLRSLSLVQTIPSLALFGILMLPLGYIATHVPFAAAIGVQGIGTAPALVALVIYSLLPIVANTVVGLAGVDPSVRDAAAGMGLTRRQILTGIDLPLAFPVILTGIRIVLVQAIGLVTVAALIGGGGFGLFIFQGIGQTANDLVLLGAVPTVFLAFSSAVILDAVIDSIRGQHA
- a CDS encoding ABC transporter substrate-binding protein; this encodes MFKKFALAAALTAFVASGASAADVVVSSKIDTEGTLLGNIIFAALNANGIKAKDRIALGTTPVVRKAITAGEIDIYPEYTGNAGFFFNKSDDPAWKNLQQGYDLAKKLDYDANKIVWLTPSPANNTWAIAVRNDVAGPAKLKTMSDFGKWVAGGGPVKLAASSEFVNSPAALPAFQTTYGFQIKPDQEVVLSGGDTAATIKAAADQTNGVNTAMVYGTDGAIEAAELTVLEDDKNVQPVYAPTPIIREAVLKANPKIETVLAPIFKGLTADVLRKLNGRIQVDGEPAKSVAESYLKENGFLK
- a CDS encoding LysR family transcriptional regulator; the encoded protein is MYLGALFIADTVFSVGSVRETARRLSFSASTVSSALRRLETELAMKLVERASGELATLLASSKVQKGLQPILSAMRQLSALTKEPPATQDYPQWAARLPLKIATIERFLEVADQGSINRAARRLRLGQPQLSLQIANLEELFGCRLFERQAQGSVLTDAGREVYTIFAGIAEAWDEMKATADERFQRAARAVRIGSIIPTGSESWVARSLASLVARWNISGNRNTLSLMLMTADDLREALRSGRIDVAIVDSVFGLDAFEHMELVATDMVAIAPPDSTEQTLTALVENHPICVPSPRTGIGNAATAFGYDSGDRRRFRGRDITSADSLPVIVDLVANHGYVSFLGRVSAAPIADKVRIVDPDQILPLSYHLAHNGRRASVDACRLIREAVRELVGETETIPAYGNKQHVSQSS